A DNA window from Myxococcus xanthus contains the following coding sequences:
- a CDS encoding AgmX/PglI C-terminal domain-containing protein, protein MAATSQNKLLRVGVIQNGRIVEEHHVRREAVTIGHDAKNTIVLPATEGRPARFALLENQNQQFQLVIAPDMKGRVNLGSSDVDFESLRAQGLATRRGDLHVLPLPESARGKVELGDATLFFQFVTPPPDEAKPVLPTDVMVSRWKTMDRVFFGILAASLLVHFSGAALIITSETPQVAELELDELDDRFVRAIIPQRPVEAPKPADTGPAEAPKSDKPDAAPKEDTPAENKPAGDAAQQRRAEVVKKVSGKGLLKILGSNSGGGQGAFADVLGGASGGGDIAEALAGAGGVGVAREASVGASGGPRGGGTGTVTDIGAIGTQGGGKVDLGDKKETVVKGRVQDATPEIESADVDRDALARYVRARKAAIQSCYEKELKRNPNLKGKVVVRFTIKTSGRAGDIEIEENTLGSEAVGSCIRTTIRSWVFPFKPDDETAVSYPFVFAPAG, encoded by the coding sequence ATGGCCGCCACCTCGCAGAACAAGCTGCTCCGCGTCGGCGTCATCCAGAACGGCCGCATCGTCGAAGAGCACCACGTCCGCCGCGAAGCGGTCACCATCGGCCACGACGCGAAGAACACCATCGTCCTGCCCGCCACCGAGGGCCGGCCCGCCCGCTTCGCCCTGCTGGAGAACCAGAACCAGCAGTTCCAGCTCGTCATCGCGCCGGACATGAAGGGCCGCGTCAACCTGGGCTCGTCCGACGTGGACTTCGAATCCCTGCGCGCGCAGGGCCTGGCCACCCGCCGCGGCGACCTGCACGTCCTTCCCCTGCCGGAGAGCGCTCGCGGCAAGGTGGAGCTGGGTGACGCCACCCTCTTCTTCCAATTCGTCACGCCGCCGCCCGACGAGGCGAAGCCGGTGCTTCCCACGGACGTCATGGTCAGCCGGTGGAAGACGATGGACCGCGTCTTCTTCGGCATCCTCGCCGCATCGCTCCTGGTCCACTTCTCCGGCGCCGCCCTCATCATCACCTCGGAGACGCCGCAGGTGGCCGAGCTGGAGCTGGACGAACTGGATGACCGCTTCGTGCGCGCCATCATCCCCCAGCGCCCGGTGGAGGCCCCCAAGCCCGCGGACACCGGCCCCGCCGAAGCGCCCAAGAGCGACAAGCCCGATGCCGCGCCCAAGGAGGACACGCCCGCGGAGAACAAGCCCGCGGGGGACGCCGCCCAGCAGCGCCGCGCGGAGGTGGTGAAGAAGGTCTCCGGCAAGGGCCTTCTGAAGATTCTGGGCTCCAATAGCGGCGGTGGCCAGGGTGCCTTCGCGGACGTGCTCGGCGGCGCCAGCGGCGGCGGTGACATCGCCGAGGCCCTGGCGGGCGCGGGCGGCGTGGGTGTGGCCCGCGAGGCCTCCGTGGGCGCCTCCGGCGGTCCTCGCGGCGGCGGCACGGGCACGGTGACGGACATCGGCGCCATTGGCACCCAGGGCGGCGGCAAGGTGGACCTGGGCGACAAGAAGGAGACGGTGGTGAAGGGCCGCGTGCAGGACGCCACGCCCGAAATCGAAAGCGCCGACGTGGACCGCGACGCGCTGGCCCGCTACGTGCGCGCACGCAAGGCCGCCATCCAGAGCTGCTACGAGAAGGAGCTCAAGCGGAACCCCAACCTCAAGGGCAAGGTGGTGGTGCGCTTCACCATCAAGACGTCCGGCCGTGCCGGGGACATCGAAATCGAGGAGAACACCCTGGGCAGCGAGGCGGTGGGCAGCTGCATCCGCACCACCATCCGCAGCTGGGTGTTCCCCTTCAAACCCGACGACGAGACAGCCGTTTCCTACCCCTTCGTCTTCGCGCCGGCGGGCTAG
- a CDS encoding cyclic nucleotide-binding domain-containing protein: MEKLSVIAASPLFEMLSSAELGHLAELARARHFAAGNVIFEEGDLGDSLFVVVRGQVEVARRQPQGGLHPLAVLSPPEFFGEMGLIDKEFRSATVCAKTDVDLLQLSAQDLREFRRTHGDGFTFIVVNIARSLSARLREANVRLATKD; encoded by the coding sequence ATGGAGAAGCTGTCCGTCATCGCCGCATCGCCGCTCTTCGAGATGCTCTCCTCCGCGGAGCTTGGCCACCTCGCCGAGCTGGCGCGGGCGCGGCACTTCGCGGCCGGGAACGTCATCTTCGAAGAAGGGGATTTGGGCGACAGCCTCTTCGTCGTCGTCCGCGGCCAGGTGGAGGTCGCGCGCCGTCAGCCCCAGGGTGGCCTGCATCCGCTCGCGGTGCTGTCCCCACCCGAGTTCTTCGGGGAGATGGGCCTCATCGACAAGGAATTCCGCTCCGCCACCGTGTGCGCGAAGACGGACGTGGACCTGCTTCAGCTCAGCGCGCAGGACCTCCGCGAGTTCCGGAGGACACATGGAGATGGGTTCACCTTTATCGTGGTGAATATCGCCAGGAGCCTGTCTGCCCGCCTGCGCGAGGCCAATGTTCGTCTCGCGACGAAGGACTGA
- a CDS encoding polysaccharide biosynthesis/export family protein, which produces MTSFRAALTVLSLMTLPACFGTSQRPPPPAPTPAAEAEAARSSGGKLGPGDVVEVRVFQEPEHSGTWRLSSEGTIDYPLCGKVPLSGTTPSSAADQLRDCLARYVRRPQVSVLIREYNSQKVFVFGEVQKPGTFPVDNEMSIVQAITLAGGFTKLAAKNNTLVTRVVDGQERKIRVPVEDIGVGREKNFMLQPGDIVFVPESFF; this is translated from the coding sequence ATGACCAGCTTCCGCGCCGCCCTCACCGTGCTGTCCCTGATGACGCTGCCCGCCTGCTTCGGCACGTCGCAGCGCCCGCCGCCGCCCGCTCCCACGCCCGCCGCGGAGGCGGAAGCCGCGCGCTCCAGTGGCGGCAAGCTGGGGCCCGGAGACGTGGTGGAGGTGCGCGTCTTCCAGGAGCCCGAGCACTCCGGCACCTGGCGCTTGTCCAGCGAGGGCACCATCGACTACCCGCTGTGCGGCAAGGTGCCGCTGTCGGGGACGACGCCCAGCTCGGCGGCGGACCAGCTGCGGGACTGCCTGGCGCGCTACGTGCGCCGCCCCCAGGTATCGGTGCTCATCCGCGAGTACAACTCGCAGAAGGTGTTCGTCTTCGGCGAGGTGCAGAAGCCGGGCACCTTCCCCGTGGACAACGAGATGTCCATCGTCCAGGCGATTACGCTGGCCGGCGGCTTCACCAAGCTGGCGGCGAAGAACAACACGCTGGTGACGCGCGTGGTGGACGGGCAGGAGCGCAAGATTCGCGTTCCCGTGGAGGACATCGGCGTGGGGCGGGAGAAGAACTTCATGCTCCAGCCCGGCGACATCGTCTTCGTGCCGGAGAGCTTCTTCTAG
- a CDS encoding inositol monophosphatase family protein encodes MSQDSPDSLRRTAEEGARLAGRILADRFLGERTIEFKGGIDLVTDADKASEEALLAFIRERHPDHAILAEESGATQGTDSLRWLVDPLDGTTNYSHRVPHFCVSVAVEGPGGVLAGVVYDPMLDELFSAARGQGATLNGRPLRASTVSSLDRALLCTGFPYDVRERPEGPVGLFTRLILHAQGMRRTGSAAMDLAYVAAGRFDGFFEFGLKPWDIAAGSLLVEEAGGVIRHISGEPFDVLRGDVIASAPALAPALLSEAKRFVDGLREQPPRG; translated from the coding sequence ATGTCCCAGGATTCGCCCGACAGCCTGCGCCGCACCGCCGAGGAGGGGGCTCGGCTCGCTGGCCGCATCCTCGCGGACCGGTTCCTGGGCGAGCGCACCATCGAGTTCAAGGGTGGCATCGACCTGGTGACGGACGCGGACAAGGCCTCCGAGGAAGCGCTGCTCGCCTTCATCCGCGAGCGCCACCCCGACCACGCCATCCTCGCGGAGGAGAGCGGCGCCACGCAGGGCACCGACAGCCTGCGCTGGCTGGTGGACCCGTTGGACGGCACCACCAACTACTCGCACCGCGTGCCGCACTTCTGCGTCAGCGTGGCGGTGGAGGGCCCCGGCGGCGTGCTGGCTGGCGTCGTCTATGACCCGATGCTGGACGAGCTGTTCTCCGCCGCGCGCGGGCAGGGCGCCACCCTCAACGGCCGTCCGCTGCGCGCCAGCACCGTGTCCTCGTTGGACCGGGCGCTGCTCTGCACGGGCTTCCCCTACGACGTGCGCGAACGCCCGGAGGGGCCGGTGGGCCTCTTCACCCGCCTCATCCTCCACGCGCAGGGCATGCGCCGCACGGGCAGCGCCGCCATGGACCTGGCCTACGTGGCCGCGGGCCGCTTCGACGGCTTCTTCGAGTTCGGCTTGAAGCCGTGGGACATCGCCGCGGGCTCGCTGCTGGTGGAGGAGGCGGGCGGCGTCATCCGTCACATCTCCGGCGAGCCCTTCGACGTGCTGCGCGGCGACGTGATTGCCTCCGCGCCCGCGCTGGCCCCGGCGCTGCTGTCCGAGGCGAAGCGCTTCGTGGACGGGCTGCGCGAACAGCCTCCGCGCGGCTGA
- a CDS encoding TlpA family protein disulfide reductase encodes MPRLPFAVVVGALALSGCASAPAIPPLGPEGQGTSQRSGLKGSQPLDFQVKRYPGGEPYDLASDRGSVVVLDVWATWCEPCKDALPYYQDLANEYAAQGLKVYALNIDEDPRAIPAFLAETKVTLPILLDQNAQVAERTLKVRGMPTTYFIDRKGMVRHVHEGFAEEFLAKYQTELEALLAEPTP; translated from the coding sequence ATGCCGCGCCTGCCATTCGCCGTCGTCGTTGGGGCGCTCGCGCTGTCCGGCTGTGCGAGCGCTCCCGCCATTCCGCCTCTGGGGCCAGAGGGGCAGGGGACTTCGCAGCGCAGCGGGCTCAAGGGCTCGCAGCCGCTGGACTTCCAGGTGAAGCGCTATCCCGGCGGCGAGCCGTATGACCTCGCCTCGGACCGGGGCAGCGTGGTGGTGCTCGACGTGTGGGCCACCTGGTGCGAGCCCTGCAAGGACGCGCTTCCCTACTACCAGGACCTCGCGAACGAGTACGCAGCCCAGGGCCTGAAGGTGTACGCGCTCAACATCGACGAGGACCCGCGCGCCATCCCCGCCTTCCTGGCGGAGACGAAGGTGACGCTGCCCATCCTCCTGGACCAGAACGCCCAGGTGGCCGAGCGCACCCTCAAGGTGCGGGGCATGCCCACCACGTATTTCATCGACCGCAAGGGCATGGTGCGCCACGTCCATGAAGGCTTCGCCGAGGAGTTCCTCGCGAAGTACCAGACGGAGCTCGAGGCGCTGCTCGCCGAGCCCACCCCGTAG
- the mpl gene encoding UDP-N-acetylmuramate:L-alanyl-gamma-D-glutamyl-meso-diaminopimelate ligase has translation MADDNGNVLDTLELGSVRRIHLVGVAGTGMGSFAGMLKAAGYDVTGSDENVYPPMSDMLRTWGIPAATPYRPENLDAAKPDLVIIGNVIRRVNPEATAVRERGLKQMSFPAALGSLFLDRSHSVVVAGTHGKTTTSSLMAHVLVAAGKDPSFLVGGVTQNYAGNYRVGKGPHFVVEGDEYDTAYWDKGSKFLHYRPRTAILTSVEFDHADIFRDLPHYEATFEKFVRLIPQDGQLVVCAAYPNAVKLAREGCPGRVVTYVAKEGADADYTPRNLSFGPEGARFDVVARGEVQGTVQLPMGGAHNVENALAVIAAAQGLGLTFDEIAQGLATFSGVKRRQEIRGEPDGVLVIDDFAHHPTAVRETIAAIHHRYPERRLWAIFEPRSNTSRRNIHQEDYAHAFPGAARASLKVPERHDKVPVGEELDVRKLITDLQAQGIPAEGSTDVQALVDLAAREARPGDVLLVMSNGAFGGFIDKVLAALAARAQKGA, from the coding sequence ATGGCTGACGACAACGGAAACGTCCTCGACACCCTCGAACTCGGCAGCGTGCGCCGCATCCACCTGGTGGGCGTGGCGGGCACGGGCATGGGCTCCTTCGCCGGCATGCTCAAGGCCGCCGGCTACGACGTCACCGGCAGCGACGAGAATGTCTACCCGCCCATGAGCGACATGCTCCGGACGTGGGGCATCCCCGCCGCCACGCCGTACCGTCCGGAGAACCTGGACGCGGCGAAGCCGGACCTCGTCATCATCGGCAATGTCATCCGCCGCGTGAATCCCGAGGCCACCGCCGTGCGCGAGCGCGGCCTCAAGCAGATGAGCTTCCCCGCCGCGCTGGGCTCGCTCTTCCTGGACCGCTCGCACTCCGTCGTCGTGGCCGGCACCCACGGGAAGACGACGACGTCCTCGCTCATGGCCCACGTACTGGTGGCGGCGGGCAAGGACCCGTCCTTCCTCGTGGGCGGCGTCACGCAGAACTACGCGGGCAACTACCGCGTGGGGAAGGGGCCGCACTTCGTCGTCGAGGGCGACGAGTACGACACCGCGTACTGGGACAAGGGCTCCAAGTTCCTCCACTACCGGCCGCGCACCGCCATCCTCACCAGCGTGGAGTTCGACCACGCGGACATCTTCCGCGACTTGCCGCACTACGAGGCGACCTTCGAGAAGTTCGTCCGGCTCATCCCCCAGGACGGGCAGCTCGTCGTCTGCGCCGCCTACCCCAACGCGGTGAAGCTGGCGCGCGAGGGTTGCCCGGGGCGCGTGGTGACGTACGTGGCGAAGGAGGGCGCGGACGCGGACTACACGCCGCGCAACCTGTCCTTCGGCCCGGAGGGCGCGCGCTTCGACGTGGTGGCGCGCGGCGAGGTGCAGGGCACGGTGCAGCTCCCCATGGGCGGCGCGCACAACGTGGAGAACGCGCTGGCCGTCATCGCCGCGGCGCAGGGCCTGGGGCTCACCTTCGACGAAATCGCGCAGGGGCTGGCCACCTTCAGCGGCGTGAAGCGCCGGCAGGAGATTCGCGGCGAGCCAGACGGCGTCCTGGTGATTGACGACTTCGCGCACCACCCGACGGCGGTGCGGGAGACCATCGCCGCCATCCACCACCGCTACCCGGAGCGGCGGCTGTGGGCCATCTTCGAGCCGCGCTCCAACACCAGCCGCCGCAACATCCACCAGGAGGACTACGCCCACGCCTTCCCCGGCGCGGCCCGCGCCAGCCTCAAGGTGCCCGAGCGCCACGACAAGGTGCCCGTGGGCGAGGAACTGGACGTGCGCAAGCTCATCACCGACCTCCAGGCCCAGGGCATTCCCGCCGAGGGCTCCACGGACGTGCAGGCCCTGGTGGACCTGGCCGCCCGCGAGGCCCGTCCCGGCGACGTGCTGCTGGTGATGAGCAACGGGGCCTTTGGTGGTTTCATCGACAAGGTGCTCGCGGCCCTCGCGGCCCGGGCGCAGAAGGGAGCCTGA
- a CDS encoding serine hydrolase domain-containing protein, producing the protein MSGGTHPIAILQKVLDDACELGVFPSAQAVVLHRGAQVFGGVAGKVSGDTRFDLASLTKVISTTSLFLRLWTEGKVGPETLVSRYFPGTPVGDAGVTVADLLYHRSGLPPFVPFFAQALTAHPELLDADCPSALRARVRDEVIQAAAATPLAAEPQTLAAYSDVGFILLGEILSRAAGAPLDTLFSRHVAEPLGLSARFHRLTDFPADAMPAPTGATRPREPAPGQETLWKDVPTQPTRLGEVDDDNAWVMDGVAGHAGLFGTAVDVARFGQAVLDGCAGGAIIAPGPLWHRALATDPKVQASTRSMGFDSPSEGVSSAGHYIGDTPPGAVGHLGFTGTSLWVDLRRSLVVALVTNRVANGRQETRIRDFRPLFHDFVVEALELTETKQGHHG; encoded by the coding sequence ATGAGTGGCGGTACCCACCCCATCGCGATTCTGCAGAAGGTCCTCGATGACGCCTGTGAATTGGGCGTCTTCCCCTCGGCCCAGGCCGTCGTGCTGCACCGGGGCGCCCAGGTGTTCGGCGGCGTCGCGGGCAAGGTCTCCGGCGACACGCGCTTCGACCTGGCGTCGCTCACCAAGGTCATCAGCACCACCTCCCTCTTCCTCCGCCTCTGGACGGAAGGGAAGGTGGGGCCGGAGACGCTGGTGTCCCGCTACTTCCCGGGCACGCCCGTGGGCGATGCGGGCGTCACCGTGGCGGACCTGCTCTACCACCGCTCCGGCCTGCCGCCCTTCGTGCCCTTCTTCGCGCAGGCGCTCACCGCGCACCCCGAGCTGCTGGACGCGGACTGTCCCTCCGCCCTGCGCGCACGCGTCCGCGACGAGGTCATCCAGGCCGCCGCCGCCACGCCGCTCGCCGCCGAGCCCCAGACGCTCGCCGCCTACAGCGACGTGGGCTTCATCCTCCTGGGCGAAATCCTCTCGCGGGCCGCGGGCGCTCCGCTGGACACGCTCTTCTCCCGCCACGTCGCCGAGCCCCTGGGCCTCAGCGCCCGCTTCCACCGCCTCACCGACTTCCCCGCGGACGCCATGCCCGCGCCCACCGGCGCCACCCGCCCGCGCGAGCCCGCTCCGGGGCAGGAGACGCTGTGGAAGGACGTGCCCACCCAGCCCACGCGCCTGGGGGAAGTGGACGACGACAACGCCTGGGTGATGGACGGCGTCGCCGGTCACGCGGGCCTCTTCGGCACCGCCGTGGACGTGGCCCGCTTCGGCCAGGCCGTGCTGGACGGCTGCGCGGGTGGGGCCATCATCGCGCCGGGGCCGCTGTGGCACCGGGCGCTGGCCACGGACCCGAAGGTGCAGGCCAGCACCCGCTCCATGGGCTTCGATTCGCCCTCCGAGGGCGTGTCCAGCGCCGGGCACTACATTGGCGACACCCCGCCGGGCGCGGTGGGGCACCTGGGCTTCACCGGCACCAGCCTCTGGGTGGACCTGCGCCGCTCGCTGGTGGTGGCGCTGGTGACGAACCGCGTGGCCAACGGCCGCCAGGAAACGCGCATCCGGGATTTCCGACCGCTCTTCCATGACTTCGTCGTGGAGGCGCTCGAGCTCACTGAAACGAAGCAGGGACACCATGGCTGA
- a CDS encoding S66 peptidase family protein: protein MNRPVRWLKPLPLRPRDAVHVVAPSGPFDRPSFEAGLAVIAERYSPVHGPDIFAAHRYLAGDDARRGGELSRALLDRDARAIFSARGGYGSARLLPDLPFADASHAAFIGFSDLTSVHGALQALGRVSFHGPVLTQLGRQPPAVREYLFRLLESPEAPPPLTGSATYVPGMAEGHLVGGNLSVLSRLIGTSYMPPLDGAVLLLEDVTERPYRIDRMWTHLRLAGVFSHVRGIVLGDFTGCEEKGADYSSADVLRELAREAGLPCAAGFPIGHGDINYPVALGTQVRLDADAARLTFLEGAVRA from the coding sequence ATGAATCGCCCCGTGCGCTGGCTCAAGCCCCTTCCGCTCCGTCCTCGCGACGCCGTGCATGTCGTCGCCCCCTCCGGGCCCTTCGACCGCCCGAGCTTCGAGGCCGGCCTGGCCGTCATCGCGGAGCGCTACAGCCCCGTCCACGGCCCCGACATCTTCGCTGCCCACCGCTACCTCGCGGGGGATGACGCGCGCCGGGGCGGGGAGCTGTCGCGCGCCCTGCTGGACCGGGACGCCCGCGCCATCTTCAGCGCCCGCGGTGGCTACGGCAGCGCCCGGCTCCTGCCGGACCTTCCCTTCGCGGACGCCTCGCACGCGGCCTTCATCGGCTTCTCCGACCTCACCTCCGTGCATGGGGCGCTCCAGGCGCTGGGGCGCGTCTCCTTCCACGGGCCCGTCCTCACGCAGCTCGGCCGGCAGCCTCCCGCGGTGCGCGAGTACCTGTTCCGACTCCTCGAGTCCCCCGAGGCGCCGCCCCCGCTGACGGGCTCTGCCACCTACGTGCCCGGCATGGCGGAGGGGCACCTCGTGGGCGGCAACCTGTCCGTGCTGTCGCGCCTCATCGGCACCTCGTACATGCCGCCGCTCGACGGCGCGGTGCTGCTGCTGGAGGACGTCACCGAGCGTCCCTACCGCATCGACCGCATGTGGACCCACCTGCGCCTGGCGGGCGTCTTCTCCCACGTGCGAGGCATCGTCCTGGGCGACTTCACCGGGTGCGAGGAGAAGGGCGCGGACTACTCCAGCGCCGACGTGCTCCGTGAGCTCGCGCGCGAGGCGGGCCTCCCCTGCGCGGCGGGCTTCCCCATCGGCCACGGTGACATCAACTACCCCGTGGCGCTCGGCACCCAGGTCCGCCTGGACGCGGACGCCGCGCGCCTCACCTTCCTCGAAGGAGCCGTGCGGGCATGA
- a CDS encoding RsmB/NOP family class I SAM-dependent RNA methyltransferase: protein MVPALSTVPFDPLSRLHLQPWSALAGLGPVAADAIAQVLAGSAAERVLDRTLRDRRSLTREQRLALKEAVFNVGLWRRRLGFLLGREDAAPLFLLHALMHGLAGVPAVESAALAGLGDGAPPPLVSAPPPTLALRASLPDWLADHFAREFGPEADDFCAHLNVPGPITLRANVLRTSREALAERLRSEGVETRPGPWSPLALHIEGPRPNLYGLRSLQEGLFEVQDEGSQLLGLLVEARPGETVLDLCAGAGGKTLQLGADMKDSGRLLAYDPDPERLDRLLQRSSRAHLTRVQVLRSLPESLDADRVLVDAPCSELGSLRRGPDQRFRIQPEVLTRFPALQQDILQRGARLVRPGGRLVYATCTVNRAENEDVVAAFLASRPDFRLVRPGAGWLSDACLRDGFLFVAPHRHGTDAFFAAVLERTAG, encoded by the coding sequence ATGGTGCCCGCTCTGTCAACAGTCCCTTTTGATCCGCTCTCCCGGCTTCACCTCCAGCCCTGGTCCGCACTCGCCGGCCTGGGCCCCGTGGCGGCCGATGCCATCGCCCAGGTGCTCGCCGGCTCCGCCGCTGAGCGGGTGCTCGACCGTACTCTCCGCGACCGTCGCTCCCTGACCCGAGAGCAGCGCCTGGCCCTCAAGGAGGCCGTCTTCAACGTCGGGCTCTGGCGGCGCCGCCTCGGGTTCCTCCTGGGCCGCGAGGATGCCGCTCCTCTCTTCCTGCTCCATGCCCTGATGCACGGCCTCGCGGGCGTCCCGGCTGTGGAGTCCGCCGCCCTCGCCGGGCTCGGGGATGGGGCGCCGCCCCCGTTGGTTTCGGCGCCGCCCCCCACGCTCGCGCTCCGCGCCTCCCTGCCGGACTGGCTCGCCGACCATTTCGCCCGGGAGTTCGGTCCCGAGGCCGACGACTTCTGCGCCCACCTGAACGTCCCCGGGCCCATCACCCTCCGGGCCAACGTCCTGCGCACCTCGCGGGAGGCCCTTGCCGAGCGGCTTCGCTCCGAGGGCGTCGAGACGCGCCCGGGGCCCTGGAGCCCGCTGGCGCTCCATATCGAGGGTCCCCGGCCCAACCTCTATGGGCTCCGTTCCCTCCAGGAGGGGCTGTTCGAAGTCCAGGACGAGGGCAGCCAGCTCCTGGGGCTCCTCGTGGAGGCCCGGCCCGGGGAGACGGTGCTGGACCTCTGTGCCGGCGCGGGCGGCAAGACGCTCCAACTGGGCGCGGACATGAAGGACTCGGGGCGGCTCCTGGCCTATGACCCGGACCCCGAGCGGCTCGACCGGCTCCTCCAGCGCTCCTCCCGGGCCCACCTCACCCGAGTCCAGGTGCTCCGGAGCCTTCCCGAAAGCCTGGACGCGGACCGGGTGCTCGTGGACGCGCCGTGCTCGGAGCTGGGCTCCCTGCGCCGGGGCCCCGACCAGCGCTTCCGCATCCAGCCGGAGGTGCTCACCCGGTTTCCGGCGCTCCAGCAGGACATTCTCCAGCGTGGGGCACGCCTGGTGCGGCCCGGCGGGCGGCTCGTTTACGCCACCTGCACCGTCAACCGCGCGGAGAATGAGGACGTCGTCGCCGCCTTCCTGGCTTCGCGCCCGGACTTCCGCCTCGTGCGGCCCGGGGCGGGGTGGCTTTCCGACGCGTGTCTCCGCGACGGATTCCTCTTCGTCGCGCCCCACCGGCATGGCACGGACGCCTTCTTCGCGGCGGTCCTGGAGCGGACGGCAGGGTAG